A region of Pseudarthrobacter sp. NIBRBAC000502770 DNA encodes the following proteins:
- a CDS encoding dihydrofolate reductase family protein translates to MRKLTFAMNLSVDGYIAAPGGDIGWSVPGDELFQWWSDRVGATGLALYGRRLWETMSPHWPTADQQPGTTPAEIEFARRWRDMPKVVFSSTLSAVDWNARLVTGDAVTEITRLKGEDGGPMDIGGATLAAAAMRAGLIDEYVTVTHPVLVGGGKPFFTALDTWVNLTLVDTRAFPNGVVMTEYRTRR, encoded by the coding sequence ATGCGCAAGCTGACCTTCGCCATGAACCTGAGCGTCGACGGCTACATAGCCGCACCCGGCGGCGACATTGGCTGGAGCGTACCGGGCGACGAGTTGTTCCAGTGGTGGTCCGACCGGGTGGGGGCCACGGGCCTGGCGCTGTACGGGCGCAGGCTGTGGGAGACCATGAGCCCGCACTGGCCCACCGCCGACCAACAGCCTGGGACCACACCGGCTGAGATCGAATTTGCCCGGCGCTGGCGGGACATGCCGAAGGTGGTGTTCTCCTCGACCCTCAGCGCCGTAGACTGGAATGCCCGCCTGGTCACCGGTGACGCGGTCACCGAGATCACCCGGCTCAAGGGCGAAGACGGCGGCCCGATGGACATTGGCGGAGCCACGCTCGCCGCAGCGGCCATGCGGGCCGGGTTGATCGACGAGTACGTGACCGTCACCCATCCGGTCCTGGTGGGCGGCGGCAAACCCTTCTTTACAGCCCTGGACACCTGGGTGAACCTGACGTTGGTGGACACGAGGGCATTTCCCAACGGCGTAGTCATGACGGAGTACCGGACCAGGCGCTGA
- a CDS encoding biotin transporter BioY, which yields MSNTETTTETSKRTERRRWNGTDLGLVAVFAALVAGAALVPGLALNGFGVPITFQTLAVMLTGLVLGPARGSAAVGLYTLLGLAGLPIFSQGRSGLAILAGPSAGYIIAFPIAAAAVGWLATVVIRRTTKARALWFFLAATATSIVFVHTLGVLGIALNSKATLEQAFLSDLVFYPGDIIKNLLAAAVAVALHRAFPDVLVRRVRRRTQPTRSA from the coding sequence ATGAGCAACACCGAGACCACCACAGAAACCAGCAAGCGGACGGAGCGCCGGCGCTGGAACGGCACCGACCTTGGCCTAGTCGCCGTCTTCGCCGCCCTCGTGGCCGGCGCCGCACTGGTGCCGGGACTGGCCCTGAACGGCTTCGGCGTCCCCATCACCTTCCAGACCCTGGCCGTGATGCTCACCGGCCTGGTGCTGGGGCCCGCCCGCGGATCCGCCGCCGTCGGACTTTACACCCTCCTGGGGCTGGCCGGCCTGCCCATCTTCAGCCAGGGCCGCAGCGGCCTGGCCATCCTCGCGGGGCCTTCGGCCGGCTACATCATCGCCTTCCCCATCGCCGCCGCGGCAGTGGGTTGGCTGGCGACTGTGGTCATCCGCCGGACCACGAAAGCCCGCGCCCTGTGGTTCTTCCTGGCCGCCACGGCCACCAGCATCGTCTTCGTGCATACGCTGGGCGTCCTGGGAATTGCCCTCAACTCCAAGGCCACGCTGGAGCAGGCCTTCCTTAGCGACCTGGTCTTCTACCCGGGAGACATCATCAAGAACCTCCTGGCCGCCGCCGTCGCCGTCGCCCTCCACCGGGCGTTCCCCGATGTCCTGGTCCGCCGCGTCCGCCGCCGCACCCAACCCACCCGAAGCGCCTAG
- a CDS encoding VOC family protein — translation MPIKLENVGIAVRDLEAAIAFFTDLGLTVVGRQTVSGEWADTAVGLDGNHARIAMLQTPDGAGRLELFEYIHPDAIETGPTRPNEIGMHRVAFSVDDIGQALETAARHGCHPLRGVATYEDAYKLSYVRGPSGIIVMLAEDLTKG, via the coding sequence ATGCCCATCAAACTCGAAAACGTAGGCATCGCCGTCCGCGACCTGGAAGCGGCCATCGCTTTCTTCACCGACCTCGGTCTCACTGTGGTGGGCCGGCAGACCGTGAGCGGGGAATGGGCCGACACCGCCGTCGGACTCGACGGCAACCACGCCAGGATCGCCATGCTCCAGACCCCGGACGGCGCCGGCCGCCTCGAACTGTTCGAATACATCCACCCCGACGCGATCGAAACTGGGCCCACCCGGCCCAACGAAATCGGAATGCACCGCGTCGCCTTCTCCGTCGACGACATCGGGCAGGCCCTCGAGACTGCCGCAAGGCACGGCTGCCACCCGCTGCGCGGCGTGGCCACCTATGAAGACGCCTACAAGCTCAGTTACGTCCGGGGTCCCAGCGGCATCATTGTGATGCTTGCCGAGGACCTGACAAAGGGCTGA
- a CDS encoding energy-coupling factor ABC transporter ATP-binding protein → MPAVTFDQVRVAVESEDSPQPKVLLDAVSLRLDEARVGVIGANGSGKSTLLRLVNGLIQPSSGTVTVDGDDTVGAVRKVRRNVGFVFTDPLSQLVMPTGREDVELSLRRSTKNGTERRHLAEQALERLGLLNLADQSIYELSGGERQLMALAAVLAVNPRVLVLDEPSTLLDLRNRELLRRTLAHLDQQIIMSTHDLDLALDMDRVLVIEQGRVAFDGAPAEAVAAYRSWCLQGLDATGRDST, encoded by the coding sequence ATGCCGGCAGTAACGTTCGACCAGGTGCGTGTCGCCGTCGAAAGCGAGGACTCCCCGCAGCCCAAGGTCCTCCTGGACGCAGTAAGCCTCAGGCTGGACGAAGCCCGGGTGGGCGTCATTGGCGCCAACGGATCGGGCAAATCCACGCTGCTGCGCCTCGTCAACGGACTCATCCAGCCCTCCAGCGGCACCGTCACGGTCGACGGCGACGACACTGTGGGTGCCGTCCGGAAGGTCAGGCGCAACGTGGGCTTCGTCTTCACCGATCCCCTGTCCCAGCTGGTGATGCCCACCGGCCGGGAAGACGTCGAACTGTCCCTCCGCCGTTCAACCAAGAACGGTACGGAACGGCGGCACCTGGCGGAACAAGCCCTCGAACGCCTGGGCCTGCTGAACCTGGCGGACCAAAGCATCTACGAGCTGTCCGGCGGCGAGCGGCAACTGATGGCGCTCGCCGCCGTGCTGGCGGTAAACCCCCGGGTGCTGGTGCTGGACGAGCCCTCCACCCTCCTGGACCTGCGCAACCGCGAGCTGCTCCGCAGGACTCTGGCGCACCTGGACCAGCAAATCATCATGTCCACCCACGACCTTGACCTGGCCCTGGACATGGACCGGGTCCTGGTCATCGAGCAGGGCCGCGTGGCTTTCGACGGCGCCCCGGCGGAGGCCGTGGCGGCCTACCGCTCATGGTGCCTTCAGGGATTGGACGCCACAGGGCGGGATTCCACGTGA
- a CDS encoding DUF808 domain-containing protein, which yields MSGGLVALLDDVAALARIAAASVDDVAAGAAKAGAKAAGVVIDDAAVTPQYVSGADPSRELPMIKKIFWGSIRNKLLIILPALLLISAFIPWIIPFILMLGGTYLCYEGAEKVWHKLRGGHHEEDEAPAVERGHDAEAKVVKGAITTDFILSCEIMVISMNEVATESIWVRAFILVLVAFAITVLVYGAVALIVKMDDIGVHLVGKDSPRSKRLGRLLVTGMPAVLATITFVGTIAMLWVGGHIMLQGAHDLGWHAPYDLVHGIEHPVAGVAVVGGLLAWLVNTLCSTVVGLAWGLIVLAVVGPILKVLPFGKAKGGHSESAAPAPNGAPDEHHA from the coding sequence TTGAGCGGCGGCCTCGTAGCCCTTCTGGATGACGTGGCAGCCTTGGCCCGCATAGCGGCAGCATCGGTGGATGACGTGGCAGCCGGCGCCGCGAAGGCTGGTGCCAAGGCGGCCGGCGTCGTCATCGACGACGCCGCGGTCACCCCGCAGTACGTCTCAGGGGCGGACCCGTCCCGTGAACTGCCGATGATCAAGAAGATCTTCTGGGGTTCCATCCGCAACAAGCTCCTGATCATCCTGCCCGCGCTGCTGCTTATCAGCGCCTTCATCCCCTGGATCATTCCGTTCATTCTCATGCTCGGCGGCACCTACCTCTGCTACGAGGGCGCCGAGAAGGTCTGGCATAAGCTCCGCGGCGGCCACCACGAGGAAGACGAAGCCCCGGCGGTGGAACGCGGGCACGATGCCGAGGCCAAGGTGGTCAAGGGCGCGATCACCACCGACTTCATCCTGTCCTGCGAGATCATGGTCATCTCCATGAACGAGGTGGCCACCGAATCCATCTGGGTCCGCGCGTTCATCCTGGTCCTGGTGGCGTTCGCCATCACGGTGCTCGTGTACGGCGCCGTCGCGCTCATCGTCAAAATGGACGACATCGGCGTGCACCTGGTGGGCAAGGATTCTCCCCGCTCCAAGCGCCTCGGAAGGTTGCTGGTCACCGGAATGCCCGCCGTGCTGGCCACCATCACGTTCGTGGGAACCATCGCCATGCTCTGGGTCGGCGGCCACATCATGCTGCAGGGCGCGCACGACCTCGGCTGGCACGCACCCTATGACCTGGTCCATGGGATTGAGCACCCGGTGGCGGGCGTTGCCGTCGTCGGCGGTCTTTTAGCTTGGCTCGTCAACACCCTTTGCTCAACCGTCGTCGGCCTCGCCTGGGGCCTCATAGTGCTGGCAGTGGTCGGCCCGATCCTGAAGGTGCTGCCGTTCGGCAAGGCAAAAGGCGGGCACAGCGAGTCTGCCGCGCCCGCCCCGAACGGTGCGCCCGACGAACACCATGCCTGA
- a CDS encoding spore photoproduct lyase family protein gives MEFDRLLQIRRIYAQPAALELPRGQQILARWPGADVVLVDSHWNIPDLHGDETNVPRWSRIKTEALVLGIKKSLTVKPNGRSADFIAPSTANGCAMACAYCYVPRHKGYSNPITVFANIDQIAATLERHATRQGLKLEPNQCDPELWVYDIGENSDCSVDALISPNVQELVGLFRELPNARLSFATKFVNPEMLAWDHGGHTRIRFSLMPADLARSIDVRTSPVAERIAAINDFVDAGYEVHVNFSPVIITDTWLADWEELLRQLDATLTGAAKAQLAAEVIFLTHNEQLHEVNLGWHPQAEKVLWRPGLQESKTSSNGFNNVRYRSRAKAGYVAQLTALIEEITPYCRIRYAF, from the coding sequence ATGGAATTCGATCGGCTGCTGCAGATCCGGCGTATCTACGCACAGCCGGCCGCCCTGGAGCTGCCACGTGGCCAGCAGATTCTCGCGCGCTGGCCCGGAGCCGACGTCGTATTGGTGGACAGCCACTGGAACATCCCGGACCTGCATGGTGACGAAACCAACGTGCCGCGCTGGTCACGGATCAAAACGGAAGCGCTGGTCCTGGGGATCAAAAAGTCGCTGACCGTCAAACCGAATGGCCGTTCGGCGGATTTCATTGCGCCTTCCACAGCGAACGGCTGCGCGATGGCGTGCGCCTACTGCTACGTTCCGCGGCACAAGGGTTACAGCAATCCAATTACGGTGTTCGCCAATATCGACCAGATCGCGGCGACCCTTGAGCGGCACGCCACCCGCCAGGGGCTCAAGCTGGAGCCCAACCAGTGCGACCCGGAACTGTGGGTATACGACATCGGCGAGAACAGCGATTGCTCGGTGGATGCACTGATCAGCCCCAACGTCCAGGAGCTTGTGGGGCTCTTCCGCGAACTGCCCAACGCCAGGCTGTCCTTCGCCACCAAGTTCGTCAACCCGGAGATGCTGGCATGGGACCATGGCGGCCACACCCGGATCCGCTTCTCCCTGATGCCGGCGGACCTGGCCAGGTCCATTGACGTCCGGACGTCGCCGGTGGCGGAACGGATCGCAGCGATTAACGACTTCGTCGACGCGGGCTACGAAGTGCACGTGAACTTCTCCCCCGTCATCATCACCGACACCTGGCTGGCCGACTGGGAAGAACTTCTCCGCCAGCTCGACGCGACCTTGACCGGGGCAGCCAAGGCCCAACTCGCGGCGGAGGTCATTTTCCTGACCCACAACGAGCAGTTGCATGAGGTCAACCTGGGCTGGCATCCGCAGGCTGAAAAGGTTCTGTGGCGTCCCGGCCTCCAGGAGTCAAAGACGTCCTCCAACGGATTCAACAACGTTCGCTACCGGTCACGGGCAAAGGCTGGCTATGTGGCGCAGTTGACCGCGCTCATTGAGGAAATCACGCCGTACTGCCGCATCCGTTACGCGTTCTGA